One Aquisediminimonas profunda genomic region harbors:
- the gspD gene encoding type II secretion system secretin GspD gives MKWKLIPLLLVLAVPLPAQQVLNLRDADIRAFIQDVARVTGRNFVIDSRVQGKVSVVTDRALSKSEYFEVFLATLRANGFVAVPMSGGGYRVQPSDTAAAQPGKIGEAGAARNQFVTEVFRLRAIEATSAVETLRPLVSREGSVTANRSGNSLVVADYADNIRRIRGLLGKIDSEGAATDVIALKNAGAREIATSLQQLATGGQTGDGARTAVAVVAIDSSNSIALRGDAEMVQRFSAIARDLDRRAASGLEIQVYWLQHADADKLMPVLQQLVGQQSVVSSPSSGGASNNGQAVALPAASPSSGSGNGRPAPIIARYEGLNAVIISAPSDVQRMLSQVIRQLDTRRDQVLVEAIIVEISDDAARKLGVQFLLGGKPGSNIPFAATNYSNAAPNILTIAGAIGARQLNTTTTTVNGNTTTTTSNNGISDQLAQAAVNSILGAGGGFAGFATSIGSNGLFGTIINAVQSDTKSNILSTPSIVTLDNQEAKLLVGQEIPITTGEALSKNFDNAFRTVQRQNVGIQLEVTPQINDGGTVKLAIRQEVSSIAGPVSSNFSDLILNKREIQTTVTVDDGQIIALGGLLDDNERRTLEKIPLLGDIPALGQLFRSRSKTRSKTNLMVFIRPTILRSEAEARALAERRYNYVRAQQRVLRPDEEPSIDQLVRDYMDTTPPTSDPDAPADPTKSGIPQVIEPRMRESTERIQLPGAKDKKDKK, from the coding sequence ATGAAGTGGAAGCTGATCCCCCTGTTGCTTGTGCTGGCCGTGCCGCTCCCCGCGCAGCAAGTGCTGAACCTGAGAGATGCGGACATCCGCGCGTTCATTCAAGATGTTGCACGCGTTACCGGTCGCAATTTCGTGATTGATAGCCGGGTTCAGGGCAAAGTGTCGGTCGTGACCGACAGGGCCCTGTCCAAGTCGGAATATTTCGAGGTCTTCCTGGCGACGCTCAGGGCCAACGGATTTGTTGCGGTTCCCATGTCAGGTGGCGGCTACCGCGTGCAACCTTCGGATACTGCGGCCGCGCAGCCCGGCAAGATTGGCGAGGCAGGTGCGGCGCGGAACCAGTTCGTGACAGAAGTCTTTCGCCTTCGCGCGATCGAAGCGACATCTGCAGTGGAGACACTGCGTCCGCTGGTCAGCCGTGAGGGCTCGGTCACCGCCAACCGTTCCGGCAACAGCCTTGTTGTTGCGGACTATGCCGACAATATCCGGCGCATTCGCGGGCTCCTTGGCAAGATCGACAGTGAAGGGGCTGCGACCGACGTGATTGCCCTCAAGAATGCCGGGGCGCGTGAAATCGCGACGTCGCTCCAGCAGCTCGCGACGGGCGGGCAGACGGGAGATGGCGCGCGGACGGCGGTTGCCGTGGTCGCGATCGACAGTTCCAACTCGATCGCTCTCAGGGGCGATGCCGAAATGGTCCAGCGCTTCAGTGCAATTGCGCGTGACCTGGATCGGCGCGCGGCGAGCGGCCTGGAAATACAGGTCTATTGGCTCCAGCATGCCGACGCGGACAAGCTCATGCCTGTGCTGCAGCAGCTTGTGGGTCAGCAAAGTGTTGTGTCCTCGCCGTCATCTGGCGGTGCTTCAAACAACGGGCAGGCCGTGGCGTTGCCAGCGGCGTCGCCGTCATCCGGTTCAGGCAACGGCCGACCGGCGCCAATCATCGCGCGTTACGAAGGGCTGAATGCCGTTATCATTTCGGCGCCCTCAGATGTGCAGCGCATGCTGAGCCAGGTCATCCGACAGCTAGATACGCGGCGCGACCAGGTGCTGGTTGAAGCGATCATCGTCGAAATTTCGGATGATGCCGCCAGGAAGCTTGGCGTCCAGTTCCTGCTTGGCGGCAAGCCGGGCAGCAATATCCCCTTTGCGGCCACCAACTATTCCAACGCCGCGCCGAATATCCTGACCATTGCCGGTGCCATAGGCGCGCGGCAGCTCAACACAACGACCACAACGGTCAACGGCAATACCACGACGACAACGAGCAACAACGGAATCAGCGACCAGCTTGCTCAGGCTGCCGTCAATTCGATCCTTGGTGCCGGCGGCGGCTTTGCGGGCTTTGCGACCAGCATCGGCAGTAATGGGCTGTTTGGCACGATCATCAATGCCGTCCAGTCCGACACGAAATCCAACATCCTGTCGACGCCGTCGATTGTCACACTCGACAATCAGGAAGCGAAGCTGCTGGTGGGTCAGGAAATCCCGATCACGACGGGAGAGGCGCTGTCGAAGAATTTCGACAATGCATTCCGCACGGTGCAGCGCCAGAATGTCGGTATCCAGCTTGAGGTGACGCCGCAGATCAATGACGGCGGGACGGTGAAGCTCGCGATCAGGCAGGAAGTCAGCTCGATTGCCGGCCCCGTATCCAGCAATTTCTCAGACCTGATCCTCAACAAGCGCGAGATCCAGACAACGGTCACGGTTGATGATGGCCAGATCATTGCGCTGGGCGGGCTGCTTGATGACAATGAGCGCAGAACGCTCGAGAAGATTCCGCTGCTTGGCGATATTCCGGCCCTCGGCCAGCTTTTCCGCTCGCGGTCCAAGACGCGGTCCAAGACCAATCTGATGGTCTTTATCCGCCCGACCATTTTACGCTCCGAAGCCGAAGCCCGGGCCTTGGCCGAACGTCGGTACAACTATGTCCGCGCACAGCAGCGTGTGCTTCGACCGGATGAGGAGCCGAGCATCGATCAGCTGGTCCGCGACTATATGGACACGACACCGCCGACGTCTGATCCTGACGCGCCGGCAGATCCCACCAAGTCTGGTATTCCGCAGGTTATCGAGCCCCGGATGCGCGAATCTACCGAACGGATCCAGTTGCCTGGCGCCAAGGACAAAAAGGACAAGAAGTGA
- the gspG gene encoding type II secretion system major pseudopilin GspG, with protein MRDTESCFSPRMQSAEDGFTLVELMVVLVILGLLATVVAFNVLPALSKGTTEKAKIDISTLDQGLEMYKLQNLRYPDPAEGLQALVDKGVIKKLPKDPWGRPYRYAMPGQHGAVDIYSLGADGAEGGEGDNADIGNWQ; from the coding sequence ATGAGAGACACAGAAAGCTGCTTTTCGCCCCGAATGCAGTCCGCCGAAGACGGCTTTACGCTTGTCGAACTGATGGTGGTGCTCGTTATCCTCGGCCTGCTGGCAACGGTTGTCGCATTCAACGTCTTGCCCGCCTTGTCGAAAGGAACGACCGAAAAAGCCAAGATCGACATTTCCACGCTCGATCAGGGGCTTGAAATGTACAAGCTCCAGAACCTCAGATATCCCGATCCTGCCGAAGGGCTGCAGGCGCTGGTCGACAAGGGCGTCATCAAGAAGCTGCCCAAGGATCCCTGGGGGCGGCCCTATCGCTATGCGATGCCGGGCCAGCATGGCGCCGTCGATATCTATTCGCTCGGAGCAGATGGAGCCGAAGGCGGCGAGGGGGACAATGCCGATATCGGCAACTGGCAATAG
- the gspK gene encoding type II secretion system minor pseudopilin GspK, translating to MTPPRAERGAALLTVLMLVSVIGVIAAASLESLKLQTHLSGNMAAIDQARQYALAGEAIARTRISDVSSTDRTTTLAGDWLDRPNAFPIDNGTATAKLSDAGNCFNLNSLVSQSDEGERVVRPMAVRQFEALMTLIGVQPRIAGEIAQSAADWIDSDTIPQPGGAEDETYARAPTPYRAANALMADVSELKAVAGMDSAIYERVKPWVCALPAPELSPININTLRRDQAPLVVMLLPDKLSLAFAQRMIDERPATGYSAVENFWSKPALRGISPPVEVMAQTKIKTRWFALEMQIETGGAELTELALIDGGVNPAKIVRRSWGDGA from the coding sequence ATGACGCCGCCGCGGGCCGAACGGGGCGCAGCCCTTTTGACTGTGCTGATGCTGGTTTCGGTCATCGGGGTGATTGCGGCAGCATCGCTCGAAAGCCTGAAGCTGCAGACGCACTTGTCCGGAAACATGGCCGCAATCGACCAGGCCCGGCAGTATGCCCTTGCCGGGGAAGCGATTGCCCGGACCCGGATCAGCGACGTCAGCAGCACCGACCGGACGACGACGCTTGCCGGAGACTGGCTCGATCGGCCCAACGCATTCCCGATCGACAACGGCACGGCCACGGCCAAGCTGAGCGATGCAGGCAATTGCTTCAATCTCAATTCGCTCGTGTCCCAGTCGGATGAGGGGGAACGGGTGGTGCGCCCCATGGCTGTTCGGCAATTCGAAGCGCTCATGACCCTGATCGGTGTCCAGCCGCGGATTGCGGGCGAAATTGCGCAGTCCGCAGCAGACTGGATCGACAGTGATACCATTCCTCAACCGGGCGGAGCCGAGGATGAGACCTATGCACGCGCGCCCACGCCCTATCGGGCTGCCAATGCCCTCATGGCGGACGTGTCGGAACTCAAAGCCGTCGCTGGCATGGATTCCGCTATCTATGAGCGTGTCAAACCATGGGTCTGTGCACTACCCGCGCCTGAATTGTCGCCCATCAACATCAACACGCTCCGCCGGGATCAGGCACCGCTGGTTGTCATGCTGTTGCCAGACAAGCTCAGCCTCGCCTTTGCGCAAAGGATGATCGACGAACGGCCAGCCACCGGCTATTCGGCAGTGGAGAATTTCTGGTCCAAGCCAGCTTTGCGCGGGATTTCGCCACCCGTTGAAGTGATGGCGCAGACGAAGATCAAGACGCGCTGGTTTGCGCTCGAAATGCAGATTGAAACGGGTGGGGCAGAATTGACCGAATTGGCCTTGATTGATGGCGGGGTAAATCCCGCGAAGATCGTCCGCCGCAGCTGGGGTGACGGCGCATGA
- a CDS encoding type II secretion system protein N, protein MFELKRSFSPRSAYRALEVALLILVAVQIARLVWAIVTPAGPLGELRPTQIALQGNDSFDPFFRVGTQPGSMVVTSLALKLFGVRVDEAVGGGSAIIETPDGVQSSFGIGDEIVPGATLKQVAFDSVTIERNGVSEQLFLDQSVAAPVATVASAAPTTVPEAPKADGSSAKPVGITITSGGSGDMMLQAGLLPGDKVTAINGQPVNSIETVTNQLSKGGSVTLQVERAGRTISLTSGAPKK, encoded by the coding sequence ATGTTTGAGCTCAAACGCTCCTTTTCACCTCGTTCTGCTTATCGCGCGTTGGAGGTGGCATTGCTGATCCTAGTCGCTGTGCAAATTGCCCGGCTGGTTTGGGCAATTGTCACACCTGCCGGGCCTTTGGGAGAGCTGCGTCCGACCCAGATTGCCTTGCAAGGCAATGACAGTTTCGATCCATTTTTCCGAGTTGGGACACAGCCCGGGTCAATGGTTGTCACGTCGCTCGCGCTCAAGCTGTTCGGCGTGCGAGTCGATGAGGCGGTGGGCGGAGGCTCTGCCATCATCGAAACGCCTGATGGCGTTCAATCGAGCTTTGGTATCGGGGATGAAATTGTCCCCGGCGCGACCTTGAAGCAAGTTGCGTTCGACAGCGTGACGATCGAGCGCAATGGCGTGTCTGAGCAGCTTTTCCTCGATCAGTCGGTGGCAGCACCGGTTGCCACGGTCGCTTCTGCCGCACCAACGACAGTGCCGGAAGCGCCCAAGGCGGATGGCTCCAGCGCCAAGCCGGTTGGAATCACGATCACCTCCGGCGGTTCCGGGGACATGATGCTCCAGGCCGGCCTCCTGCCCGGAGACAAGGTGACGGCAATTAACGGTCAGCCCGTTAACTCCATCGAAACGGTTACGAACCAGCTTTCAAAGGGCGGTTCGGTCACTCTGCAGGTCGAACGCGCTGGCCGCACCATCAGCCTGACCTCAGGGGCGCCGAAGAAATGA
- the rnr gene encoding ribonuclease R, whose product MPKPRPAGLPSRKQILDFITMAPGPAGKREIARAFGLHGAEKIALKALLKDMADEGLIDSAPGRAFHKMGGLPKVTVLRIVDVDDGQVVAVPERWEAEGIPMPKLRVVERGRRSALGVGDRILARVEERGNGHVAHPMKKLARSEELMLGVVAMEGGRHWLKPVDKRDRKDTLISELGGAQAGDLVLAEKSGRPPRITARVQEVLGDPFAPRAFSLIAIHKYEIPNVFSVDLLAEAEKVAEWPLGDREDLRHLPIVAIDPADARDHDDAVWAAPAEGGGFDAIVAIADVSFYVRHGSLIDKEARKRGNSVYFPDRVVPMLPESLSADMCSLKEGCDRAALACHLKIDAKGKMAGFRFSRAVIRVAANLAYEDAQAAIDGGEHPLHDSALRPLWDCWALLAKARDQREPLELDLPERRVQLDEAGRIADIAVRERLDAHRLIEDFMITANVAAAKALEAKKAPVMYRVHEPPAREKLLTLKDYLETFEIPFALGQVITPKVFNHLIARVGEADFKPQVMEQVLRSQTQAYYAPVNQGHFGLALGSYAHFTSPIRRYADLLVHRSLVDAYRLGEGGLSNDEAARMTVLGESVSKAERRAMEAERETIDRYVAAYLAERVGQLLDTRITGVTNFGFFATVEGLGGDGLVPVSTLGSEFFRYIEAEHALEGESSGDRYTLGQKLQLRLAEANPVSGALRFELPEGVNHLPLRRPRGKGFRKPPRRPRKK is encoded by the coding sequence ATGCCAAAGCCGCGTCCCGCCGGTCTGCCTTCGCGCAAGCAGATCCTCGATTTCATCACGATGGCGCCAGGCCCCGCTGGCAAGAGGGAAATCGCGCGGGCCTTTGGGCTGCATGGTGCCGAGAAGATCGCGCTCAAGGCTCTGCTCAAGGACATGGCAGATGAAGGGCTGATCGACTCGGCGCCCGGCCGCGCCTTTCACAAGATGGGTGGCCTGCCCAAGGTCACGGTCCTGCGGATCGTCGATGTTGATGACGGCCAGGTGGTTGCCGTTCCAGAACGCTGGGAAGCCGAGGGCATCCCGATGCCGAAATTGCGTGTGGTCGAACGTGGCCGCCGCAGCGCACTTGGGGTCGGCGACCGCATTCTTGCTCGGGTCGAGGAGCGCGGAAACGGCCATGTCGCGCATCCGATGAAGAAACTCGCGCGCAGCGAGGAACTGATGCTGGGCGTGGTTGCGATGGAAGGCGGCCGACATTGGCTGAAGCCCGTCGACAAGCGCGATCGCAAGGATACGCTGATTTCCGAACTTGGCGGCGCGCAGGCAGGGGATCTTGTCCTCGCGGAGAAATCCGGGCGTCCGCCAAGGATCACGGCGCGTGTGCAGGAAGTGCTGGGCGACCCCTTTGCACCGCGCGCCTTCAGCCTGATTGCGATACACAAATATGAGATTCCCAACGTCTTTTCGGTCGATCTGCTCGCAGAGGCAGAAAAGGTGGCGGAATGGCCCCTCGGCGACCGCGAGGACTTGCGTCATTTGCCGATTGTCGCGATCGACCCGGCCGATGCGCGCGATCATGACGATGCGGTCTGGGCCGCGCCCGCCGAAGGCGGAGGGTTCGATGCCATCGTCGCGATTGCAGACGTGTCCTTCTATGTGCGTCACGGGTCGCTGATCGACAAGGAAGCGCGCAAGCGGGGAAACAGCGTCTACTTTCCTGACCGGGTGGTCCCGATGCTCCCCGAAAGCCTGTCTGCAGACATGTGCTCGCTGAAGGAAGGTTGCGATCGGGCGGCGCTGGCCTGTCATCTCAAGATCGATGCCAAGGGCAAGATGGCCGGGTTCCGTTTCTCCCGAGCCGTCATCCGGGTCGCTGCCAACCTAGCCTATGAAGACGCGCAAGCGGCGATCGATGGTGGGGAACATCCGTTGCACGACTCCGCGCTTCGGCCACTCTGGGATTGCTGGGCCCTGCTGGCCAAGGCACGAGATCAGCGCGAGCCGCTTGAACTCGATTTGCCCGAACGCCGCGTGCAGCTTGATGAGGCCGGGCGGATTGCCGATATCGCCGTGCGTGAACGGCTCGATGCTCACCGGCTGATCGAGGATTTCATGATCACGGCAAATGTCGCCGCGGCGAAGGCGCTGGAGGCCAAGAAGGCTCCCGTCATGTACCGCGTCCATGAACCACCGGCTCGGGAAAAACTGCTGACACTCAAGGACTATCTCGAAACATTCGAGATACCGTTTGCATTGGGGCAGGTGATCACGCCGAAAGTGTTCAATCACCTGATTGCGCGCGTGGGTGAGGCCGATTTCAAGCCTCAGGTCATGGAACAGGTCCTACGTTCCCAGACTCAGGCCTATTACGCGCCCGTCAACCAGGGGCATTTCGGTTTGGCCCTTGGGTCCTACGCCCATTTTACCTCCCCCATCCGTCGCTATGCGGACCTGCTCGTCCACCGGTCTCTGGTCGATGCCTATCGCCTTGGCGAAGGTGGGCTGAGCAACGATGAAGCTGCACGCATGACTGTGCTTGGCGAATCGGTCAGCAAGGCGGAGCGGCGGGCCATGGAGGCGGAACGCGAGACAATTGACCGTTATGTTGCTGCCTATCTCGCTGAACGAGTGGGTCAGCTTCTTGATACACGAATCACCGGTGTGACCAATTTCGGCTTCTTCGCCACTGTTGAAGGGTTGGGTGGCGACGGTCTTGTGCCGGTCTCCACCCTTGGGTCGGAATTCTTCCGTTACATCGAAGCCGAACATGCCCTGGAAGGGGAGAGTTCCGGCGATCGCTACACATTGGGCCAGAAGCTTCAGCTCCGTCTTGCAGAAGCGAATCCGGTCTCTGGTGCGCTGCGATTCGAGTTGCCCGAGGGCGTGAATCATCTGCCGCTTCGTCGTCCACGCGGAAAGGGATTCCGCAAGCCTCCGCGCCGCCCGCGCAAAAAGTAA
- the gspI gene encoding type II secretion system minor pseudopilin GspI, giving the protein MSHDELPANAREAGFTLIEMMVALAIFSLVALTLLKLEGTIVRNSGEISTQALGQIVAHNMAVETLTDPRPPALGEEEGITDNGGRLWNWRRTAALTADPRLVRVDITISDATGRPAAALTLARSAQ; this is encoded by the coding sequence GTGTCGCACGATGAGCTGCCGGCAAACGCCCGGGAGGCGGGCTTCACCCTGATCGAGATGATGGTCGCGCTTGCGATCTTCAGCCTTGTTGCGCTCACATTGCTCAAGCTCGAAGGGACGATTGTCCGCAACTCGGGCGAGATTTCGACGCAGGCGCTGGGGCAGATCGTTGCGCACAACATGGCAGTCGAAACCCTGACTGATCCGCGACCACCGGCTCTCGGAGAAGAGGAAGGCATTACCGACAATGGCGGGCGGCTGTGGAATTGGCGGCGCACGGCGGCGCTGACGGCGGACCCGCGGCTTGTTCGCGTGGACATTACGATCAGTGACGCGACCGGGCGCCCTGCAGCGGCTCTCACTCTGGCGAGGTCCGCGCAATGA
- the gspF gene encoding type II secretion system inner membrane protein GspF gives MTQFDYVALDVAGREKRGRMPAANVEEVREKLIAKKLYVVSIGEGAERAAAGAPLLSIGPKRLSAKELTLFTRQLATLVRVSPIEESLRTIARQTESEKARGVIDTVHGGVLEGRSLAEAMQREAKSFPQLYRAMVSAGEGAGSLPIILDRLADLQERQAQVRSKLFAALAYPLVLALVAMFVVGALMIYVVPKVVEQFDTVGQQLPLLTRIVIALSGLLAGWWWAMLLAVGGLAFLSWRLLQDPARRLAFDLRLLRLPLIGRLIRDLHAARLARTLSTMVASRLPLIEGLALTSRTVRNHALRQASEQMVEAIRGGGSLSAALRRTGLFPPLLVYLTASGESSGQLDTMLERAADYLEREFDSFTAAALAMLEPAIIVIMGAIVAAIVLSILLPILQLESLAGV, from the coding sequence ATGACTCAATTTGACTATGTCGCACTTGACGTGGCCGGACGCGAGAAGCGCGGCCGGATGCCCGCGGCAAATGTTGAAGAGGTCCGCGAGAAGCTGATCGCCAAGAAGCTTTACGTGGTCAGCATTGGTGAAGGTGCCGAGCGTGCGGCTGCGGGGGCACCGCTGCTTTCGATCGGGCCAAAGCGCCTCAGTGCCAAGGAGCTGACCCTGTTCACGCGCCAGCTTGCGACGCTTGTTCGCGTCAGCCCGATCGAAGAGTCGCTCAGGACCATCGCCCGGCAGACCGAAAGCGAAAAGGCGCGCGGGGTGATTGACACGGTCCATGGCGGCGTTCTCGAAGGACGCAGCCTTGCCGAAGCGATGCAGCGCGAAGCCAAGAGTTTCCCACAGCTTTACCGGGCCATGGTTTCAGCAGGCGAGGGCGCTGGATCGCTGCCTATCATTCTGGATCGGCTCGCAGACTTGCAGGAACGGCAGGCGCAGGTCCGATCCAAGCTTTTTGCGGCGCTCGCCTATCCGCTTGTGCTGGCCCTTGTCGCCATGTTCGTTGTCGGGGCCCTGATGATCTATGTCGTGCCCAAGGTGGTCGAGCAATTCGACACTGTCGGCCAGCAATTGCCTCTTCTGACCCGAATTGTCATCGCCCTGTCGGGACTGCTTGCCGGTTGGTGGTGGGCGATGCTGCTGGCTGTCGGCGGCCTCGCCTTTCTGAGCTGGCGGCTGCTTCAGGATCCGGCACGCAGGCTGGCCTTTGATCTTCGCTTGCTGCGCCTTCCGCTGATCGGTCGCCTGATCCGGGATCTGCATGCGGCGCGCCTGGCTCGCACGCTCTCGACAATGGTCGCGAGTCGACTGCCCCTCATCGAAGGGCTGGCACTCACGTCCCGGACCGTGCGCAATCATGCCTTGCGGCAGGCGAGCGAACAGATGGTCGAGGCAATCCGGGGTGGAGGAAGCCTTTCGGCAGCCCTTCGCCGAACTGGACTGTTTCCGCCGCTGCTTGTCTATCTGACGGCATCGGGAGAATCCTCGGGCCAACTCGATACGATGCTCGAACGCGCGGCCGATTATCTCGAGCGTGAGTTTGACAGTTTTACGGCGGCCGCGCTCGCAATGCTGGAACCTGCTATCATTGTCATCATGGGAGCGATCGTCGCCGCCATCGTGCTGTCGATCCTGCTTCCGATTTTGCAACTCGAATCGCTGGCCGGAGTTTAG
- a CDS encoding GspE/PulE family protein: MIADSSDDAVALSPRLPAISYSFARKHGVVLRLDGDRPVASLREGADPAILIEVKRHLDGAMGVEKVSEAAFDQLLSTTYAMNGDAAAAAADTLRSGSDLDLIASGIPTAEDLLDSADDAPAIRLINGILADAVRQGVSDIHVEPYESALVVRMRIDGVLRETLRMSPHVAPVLVSRIKVMARLDIAERRVPQDGRIGMTLGGKTLDVRVSTLPSRMGERVVLRILDKDNAGIGLDQLGMGADVNALLRGALAEPNGIVLVTGPTGSGKTTTLYAGLRLLNDGSRNILTVEDPVEYAVEGVGQTQVNSKVGLTFAAGLRAILRQDPDIVMVGEIRDRETAEIAVQASLTGHLVLSTVHTNNAAGAITRLRDMRIEPFLLASTLRAVIAQRLVRRLCPSCRRSEPASASVMELLRLERPTTVYEPTGCVACNGTGFKGRIGVFEAIRVDDTVRQLIHDGGDEAAIARHAFRNNDDLASAARALVVAGQTTPEEAVRITRRDSSDEQRANPTGNRREVEGRRAEDRSRVTEWGDDSI, encoded by the coding sequence GTGATCGCCGATAGCAGTGACGACGCCGTGGCGCTGTCGCCCCGTCTCCCGGCGATATCATACAGCTTTGCCCGGAAACACGGCGTTGTGCTGCGCCTGGACGGTGATCGACCGGTCGCGAGCCTGCGCGAGGGCGCTGATCCAGCCATCCTCATCGAAGTGAAGCGGCACCTCGACGGCGCGATGGGCGTCGAAAAAGTCTCGGAGGCCGCATTCGACCAGCTCTTGTCGACCACCTATGCCATGAATGGCGATGCCGCTGCGGCAGCGGCCGACACACTCCGGAGTGGCAGCGATCTTGACCTGATTGCAAGTGGCATCCCGACTGCTGAAGACCTGCTCGACAGTGCGGACGATGCACCCGCGATCCGCCTGATCAATGGAATCCTGGCCGATGCCGTGCGGCAGGGCGTGTCCGATATTCACGTTGAACCCTATGAGTCTGCGCTGGTGGTGCGGATGCGGATCGATGGCGTGCTGCGTGAAACGCTGCGCATGTCGCCGCATGTCGCGCCGGTGCTGGTCAGCCGCATCAAGGTCATGGCGCGGCTCGACATTGCGGAGCGCCGGGTTCCCCAGGATGGCCGGATTGGCATGACCCTTGGCGGAAAGACGCTCGACGTGCGCGTATCGACGCTTCCCTCCCGCATGGGCGAGAGGGTCGTGCTGCGCATCCTCGACAAGGACAATGCCGGCATCGGGCTTGACCAGCTTGGCATGGGGGCGGATGTCAACGCGCTCCTGCGCGGGGCATTGGCAGAGCCCAACGGCATTGTGCTGGTGACCGGACCGACCGGATCGGGAAAGACAACGACGCTCTACGCCGGGCTGAGGCTGTTGAACGATGGTTCGCGCAATATCCTGACCGTCGAGGATCCAGTGGAGTATGCCGTAGAAGGCGTGGGGCAGACGCAAGTCAATTCCAAGGTCGGGCTGACGTTCGCGGCGGGCTTGCGGGCGATCCTGCGGCAGGATCCAGATATCGTCATGGTTGGCGAAATTCGTGATCGGGAGACGGCGGAAATCGCGGTGCAGGCGTCCCTCACGGGCCATTTGGTGCTTTCTACCGTTCATACAAACAATGCAGCAGGCGCCATCACCAGGCTGCGCGACATGCGGATCGAGCCATTTCTCCTCGCATCGACGCTCCGCGCCGTCATCGCACAGCGGCTCGTTCGGCGGCTTTGCCCGTCATGTCGCCGGTCCGAGCCGGCAAGCGCCTCTGTGATGGAATTGCTGCGTCTGGAACGACCGACCACTGTCTATGAACCAACCGGATGCGTGGCCTGCAACGGGACTGGCTTCAAGGGCCGGATTGGCGTGTTCGAGGCGATCCGGGTCGATGACACGGTTCGCCAGCTCATTCATGACGGGGGAGATGAAGCCGCCATTGCCCGCCATGCATTCCGCAACAATGACGACCTGGCCTCCGCAGCGCGCGCGCTTGTTGTCGCGGGACAGACGACCCCGGAAGAAGCAGTGCGCATCACGCGGCGGGATTCAAGCGACGAACAGCGCGCCAATCCGACAGGCAATCGCCGCGAAGTGGAAGGTCGCCGTGCCGAAGATCGCTCCAGAGTGACGGAATGGGGCGATGACTCAATTTGA
- the gspJ gene encoding type II secretion system minor pseudopilin GspJ encodes MTARANGFTLVEVVVALFIFAMLATAGVSLLSFTVKAQSATARVLSDVSDERRLSALLITDLGQAVPRVSRDEVGRPRPAFQANQGDLLFAFVRGGAKPQHVEIRLDKGTLVRMATPFVDGAAAGKPLVLETGVDRAKLRFRNKSDWQDDWSSERTDAIPRALELTLVRQGAAPITRMFLVGTGE; translated from the coding sequence ATGACAGCCCGTGCCAATGGATTTACCCTTGTCGAAGTCGTCGTCGCGCTGTTCATCTTTGCCATGCTGGCCACGGCAGGCGTCAGCCTCCTGTCCTTTACGGTGAAGGCGCAGTCGGCCACCGCGCGCGTGCTTTCGGATGTTTCCGACGAACGCAGGCTTTCCGCCCTCCTGATCACCGATCTTGGGCAGGCCGTGCCGCGGGTGTCGCGGGACGAAGTCGGGAGGCCACGCCCGGCCTTTCAGGCCAATCAGGGTGATCTGCTGTTCGCCTTTGTGCGCGGTGGCGCCAAGCCGCAACATGTCGAGATTCGGCTCGACAAGGGCACTCTCGTCCGCATGGCGACGCCCTTTGTTGACGGTGCGGCGGCAGGAAAACCTCTTGTTCTCGAGACGGGCGTCGATCGGGCAAAGCTGCGTTTCCGCAACAAGTCCGACTGGCAGGACGACTGGTCTTCCGAAAGGACAGATGCAATTCCGCGCGCGCTTGAACTGACACTGGTTCGGCAAGGGGCCGCGCCCATAACCCGGATGTTCCTTGTGGGGACGGGCGAATGA
- a CDS encoding GspH/FimT family pseudopilin produces the protein MPISATGNSPHLPADDPGFAFSGRVAEGGFTLIELLVALTILGLMSAVVVLAIPDPRGRLVDEAERFAARTVAARDAAIVSARTTRLAVDTGGYAFAQRRSGDWRDLAEKPLGPARWTTGTTASKAEVEFDPTGVAEPETRIMLQRGDERVAVDIGADGAVRVAR, from the coding sequence ATGCCGATATCGGCAACTGGCAATAGCCCGCACCTCCCTGCGGATGATCCCGGCTTCGCGTTCTCGGGACGTGTCGCCGAAGGTGGCTTTACGTTGATCGAGTTGCTCGTTGCTCTCACGATCCTTGGACTGATGTCGGCTGTTGTCGTGCTTGCGATCCCCGATCCGCGCGGGCGGCTGGTGGATGAAGCGGAGAGGTTCGCTGCGCGCACCGTCGCTGCGCGTGATGCAGCGATCGTTTCTGCCCGAACGACCCGGCTGGCGGTCGATACGGGCGGCTATGCCTTTGCCCAAAGACGGAGCGGCGATTGGCGTGACCTTGCCGAAAAGCCGCTCGGACCGGCACGATGGACGACAGGAACCACCGCCTCGAAGGCTGAAGTGGAGTTCGATCCGACAGGGGTTGCCGAACCCGAAACACGTATCATGCTGCAACGTGGCGACGAGCGCGTAGCCGTTGATATCGGAGCCGACGGAGCTGTTCGTGTCGCACGATGA